In Parafrankia irregularis, the genomic window CGATGACGCTCCGCTGAAGGACAGGTTCAATCTGGCTCCACGCTCGCCGCTTGCTGAACCCCCAACCAGCGAGCCGGAGCCGCCGCGGCGGCTCACCGGTAGCGATGAGAAGAACTAGAGAGCGACGGTCGTGGACGATCCGCAGCAGCTGTGCTTGCCGGACCTGCACTCTCCGCGCCCTGCCATCGGTACCTCCGCCCTGGCGGCGATCGCGGTGGGGTTCGATCCAGCCCGACTCACCCAGGCCCGTCGCCTGGCTGGGCTGACGAAACGGGCAGTCGCCGACCAGCTTCTGGTCTCGCCAGTCGCCGTCGGCCAGTGGGAGGCGGGCACCCACGCACCCCGCCCTGACCATGTAGCCAAGCTCTCGGACCTGCTGGGGGTGCCGCCCGCATTCCTGGCAGCCGGTCGGCCCTACGCACGGCTGGAGAGCTCGGCGGCGCACTTCCGGAGCCTGCGGCGAACCCCGGTCGGCGAGCGCCAGAAGGCGATCGCGTTCACCGAACAGTTGTGGGAGCTGACCTATGCGTTGGAGAAACGTGTGCAGCTTCCCCCTATCGATCTTCCCGGCTTCTCAGCTGGCGAGGTTGTCACCGACGCCACCAGCGCCGACCCGGTCACGGCCGCGCGAGCCCTTCGGCAGGCGTGGAACCTGGGCACCGGACCGATCCCTCACCTCGTGCGGTCGATGGAGCACCACGGGTTGATCGTCACTCTTGTTCCGTTCGCCGGTATGGCCACCGCGACCGTGGATGCCTTCTCCACCTCGCACCTGCCCCGACCCGTCGTCGTGCTTACCCCCGACCGGGCCGACGACGTCTACCGACACCGGTTTACCGCGGCCCACGAACTCGGTCATCTCCTGCTCCACCCCGACACTGCACCCGGTGACGCGGTCCAAGAGAAAGAGGCGGACGCGTTCGCTGCTGAGTTCCTCACCCCGAGCAGTGAGATCACATCGCTTCTGCCAGGCCGGGTCGACCTGCACGCTCTCGACAGGCTCAGCAGGCAGTGGGGGGTGTCCGTCGGCTCGCTCATCTACCGCTGCCGCGAGGTCGGCGCGGTCTCAGACGCGGCGTACCGCCGCGCTTACCAGCGGCTCAGCCAGCTTCGGAACCTTGGCCTCTTCCAGCACGAGGCTGTTGACGGCTACCCTGGCGAGATTCCCGTGCTCCTTAGCCGGGCTTTTGCCCTTGCGGAAGAACATGGGCTCACCCTTGCCGCTCTTGCCGCGGAACTCGCCTGGCCGCTGCCCCGCCTGCGCCTGCTGCTGGGCCAACCCGACGCGGGCAGCCGGCCGCGTCTCCGTCTCGTCTGACCGACAGTCAGTAGGAGAATGTGCGATTCACCGAACTCACCGGCATCAGTGTCGGCGGCGCCGACGACTGGTTCGACCCGGTCCTCACGGAGGACACACCCCTATACGTCGACCCCTTCCTCGTCTTCGAGGACACCTCGCCGATGTTCGTCGACGCCCATGAAGCCGTCGTCCGATTCTTCGCCACCTGTCGCGACCTGGTCCACCTCGACGACGGACGCCGCGGGAGGTACTGGGACAAGGCGCTGCGCCTGCTGACCTTCCCGGAGCCGAAGGAGTTCGCGCTTGGTCTGTCCATGGGGTCACCGAACGGCTCCGGTACCGACGAGCACTTCGCCGAGCAGATGGCCGATGCCCTGGAAACAATTAGCCGTGCTGTCGAACGACGCGTCGCGTATGTAGAGATGTTTTCCCTGTTCGTACCCGGCTTGGGTGTCGACCGTATTAGCGACATCTTCTGTAACATTCTCAAATCCCGCTTCATATCATTCACGCAAGAGGTTTGCGAACGCCACGGGATAGCTACCGAAACGATCAGTGTGCGGCATGCGTCGTGGAACTCCGAGGCAGCTCGGTGGTCCGACGCGCGACTCCAACTGCCGCGCAGCCCCGTTACCGGTGAAGCGGTCCTACTCACCCCGGACCGGTTCTTGCAAGACATCCCGCCGCGGATCACCGCCAGTGGCTTCTATCGATGGGCTGAGGCGAACCGTAACGCGGCACTACGCGACGACCTCAACTATGATCTCGCGACCGCGCTCAAGGAGGCCGAGCGCGCGGAACGAGGCCGAGACATCGCCAAACGACGGCCGGACATTGCCTTCGACTACGTGGACGATGTCGCAGCGCAGGCAGACCTGACACCGTACGATGTGAGCAAGGACCCCGAACTCTTTGTGCGCTGGTATGAGGCTGCCCGTCATGGTAGGCACATCGAGACCGTCGATCCCGTTGACCAACCCGACCAATCAGATTTCCATGCCTGGCTTGGAACTTTGGTGGACCGTTTTACTCATGCTGTGGAACACAGCGACCTGTGGCGGGTCCTGTGGAACGACGATTTCACGAAACCACGCAAGGAGAAGATCGTCCAGGCCGTCGCCGGCCAGATGTGGGCCTTGCTCTGCGAGCGCGCCAACGTCGACATCAGTCGCGAGGCGAACATGGGCCGCGGGCCCGTCGACTTCAAGTTCTCTGCAGGATGGCGGCGTCGCGCATTGATTGAAGTCAAACTCATGTCGAACAGAAAGTTCCGTCAAGGCGCAGAGGCGCAGCTTCCCGAATACTTGAAGAGTGAACATATCTCATGCGCCTACTATGTCTGCGTCGGTTTTACTGACAGTGACCTTTCGGACGGTCGAAAGGCGTTAGTCCGTGAAGTCTGTAAAGCCTACGAGGCAAAATCTGGATGCACCGTGACGCCGCGCTTCATTGACGCGCGCCCCAAGAAGTCGGCTTCCAATCTGTAACACTGTCCGTGCGTGGAGACCGGAAGAAATTCCTCTGTGATGTCCGCGGATTTGAATGCGGTTCGCCATACCCATACTGCCTAGTCGAATAGAATTGTGGGTCGGCGAAATCGGGTGGTTGGGACCTGGGTCGGAGCCATAACCATGGAGTCAGTCACCGGCAGGGGTCGGGATCGCGTACCACTGGCTGGGCATCACAGGTTTGCAGTGTCGCACATGTACCAACCCAAGGCGCACGGGTAGGGCTCTGGCTAGACGAGGAGAGCTGTGAACTCCTCGGCGATCGCGGACACCGCACCGGGATCGACACGTACGAGTGTCGTCAGTGACTCGGACCAGTCGTCGTCACGCAGCAGGGTCACGAGGATTTTTCGCGCAACCGCCGGATCTGCCTGGTCTGCGACGTCGATTAGTGCCCGTACGCGCCTACTACTCCAGGTGATCGTACGGGCCATGGCCTCGGCCTGCCCATATTCACCGGTCCGCGCAAGTGCTGCGGCGACAGGGTGTAGGAACCGCTCCCGCTCGTCTGGGTCGATAATCGAACGTACGTCAGCGCCGGCAATGCTAACCAGCAAAGATGCTCGGACCTGGTCGCCGGCCTGAGCGAGCGCTCCAGCGACAGCGGCCAGCGCCCGTACCCGGATGTCGAATGGCTCGATGATTGAGCGAGCAATGGCCTCGGCCTGGCTGTAACCGCCGGTTCGGGCGAGTGCTTTGGCCGCCGCGATCTGGGCCAGAGACTCCGGGCGGCCCGAGTGAGTGATCGAACGGGCGGTTATCGCGGCCTGGCCGGCCAGAGACGCAGCCCGCTCATATTCGCCTGATTGCGCAAGCGTTTCCGCCATTTCGGCCAGAGCTTCCATCCGTAGCGTTCGGTTGGGAATTGAGCGCGCGTGCTCCTCGGCCTCATCGGCCAAGGCTGCGGCCCGCTTGTGCTCCCCTGCTCGGGCCAGCGCCCCAGCCAACTTGGCCAGCATCCGGGACGCTACCAGCGGGAAGGTGATCGAACGGACGATAGCTTCGGCTCGGTCGTAGTCACCGGCCTGGGTCAGCGCCACGGCGACAGCGGTCAGTGCCCATTCCTTCGGGTAGTCGTCCGTAACTTCCGAATAGGGAATCGAATGGGCGATCGTCTCGGCCTTGTCGTACTCACCGATGTCGGCTAGAACCGTTGTCACCATGAACAGCGCACGTGCCCGCGATGTCGTACCGCCGATCTGACGAGCTATGGGCTCGGCCAGATCGGCAAGGGCCCTGGCTGTACTGTGGTCACCTGTTTGGGCCGCCGCTCTGGCGACGGCGGCTAGTGTCCTCGCTTGCACGTCGTAGTCCGGTGCCGACCGGGCGACCTCCTCAGCCAGCCTGGCGAGTGACGACGCTTCGGCGACCTGGTCATTGTGGATTAGCATCCGAGCGATCTCGACAAGTGCTTGTGCCCTCACGGCCGGATGAGTGATGGTATCGGCGGTCGCCTGCGCCGTGGCGAACTCGCCGGCGTGGGCGGCCGCCATTGCAACATCACCGAGCGCCTGCGCACAAAGATCCTTGTAGATGACAGAGCGGGCGATCGCTGTGGCTCGGTCGTAGTCGCCGGCTTGGGCGACTCCTTCTGCGACCTCACCTAGAGCCCGCGACCGCATATCTTCGTCATCGGAGATCGAACGGGCGATGTTTTCGGCCCTGTCATAGTCCCCGAGATGGGCAATTGCTCCTATTATCTTGACCCTGGCCCAAGTGATCAAGAGAGGATCTCCGAGCCCGCCGATCTTTCTGGCTATTTCAACCAGAGACGATGCCCGCTCGTGCTCGCCATTTCGAGCCAGCACGCGAGCGACTTCTATAATTTCCTGGATCTTTTCGAACGGCTCGGGGATCGAATGAGTCGCCTCTTCGGCCAGGTTTGCTACCGATGATGCCCGCTGCTGCTGTCCGGTTTGTGCGAGCGCGCGAGCGACGCCTGCCAGTGCCTTCGCTTTCTCGAATGGCTTCGCTATCTTTCCGGCGATGCTCTCGGCCCTGTCGTAGTCGCCGGCCTTAGCTAGAGCCTCGACCACGTCTGCCCTCGCCAACGAGGTGGGATCCCAGGTAAGGGAATCAGCGAGAGTCTCGGCGCGCTCGTAGTCTCCAGTGCTGGTCAGCGCTCCAAGTAAGCCTGCTAGTGCCTCTATCCGCTTCGGGTTCGTCCGGGCGAGTGCTTCGGCCCGGGTGGGTTGACCGAGCATGGTCAATACGGCTGGCAGCTGTGGCGGAATATGGGAATTATTGTCGACGAGAGAATA contains:
- a CDS encoding helix-turn-helix domain-containing protein, producing the protein MDDPQQLCLPDLHSPRPAIGTSALAAIAVGFDPARLTQARRLAGLTKRAVADQLLVSPVAVGQWEAGTHAPRPDHVAKLSDLLGVPPAFLAAGRPYARLESSAAHFRSLRRTPVGERQKAIAFTEQLWELTYALEKRVQLPPIDLPGFSAGEVVTDATSADPVTAARALRQAWNLGTGPIPHLVRSMEHHGLIVTLVPFAGMATATVDAFSTSHLPRPVVVLTPDRADDVYRHRFTAAHELGHLLLHPDTAPGDAVQEKEADAFAAEFLTPSSEITSLLPGRVDLHALDRLSRQWGVSVGSLIYRCREVGAVSDAAYRRAYQRLSQLRNLGLFQHEAVDGYPGEIPVLLSRAFALAEEHGLTLAALAAELAWPLPRLRLLLGQPDAGSRPRLRLV
- a CDS encoding helix-turn-helix domain-containing protein, giving the protein MGEPSSALRSLKSILRGELHRRRWTMENLERRTGLSHVTVSNALNEKSANIPSERTINLLADALKLDRAELLKIHQEALRLNKQSTRASPDANPSGSGGHGNRGGTSVDRDATVRSVARSGYREQVARIAPPRLVGRDAELEEIREFCILKESPEVYMYWRAPAWSGKSALLAWFVLHPPPGVRVVSFFVTARFASQNDRVAFADVVMEQLANLLLEPIPKYLSEATRDAHLFRMLAEAAEICQQRGERLVLVVDGLDEDRGATGPQGHSIAALLPARPPAGMRLVVSGRPNPPIPSDVPDEHPLRDPHVQRPLAVAGAAQVVRADMERELDRLLEGSPYEQDLLGLLTAALGGLSAEDLAELSGRTARQVIRHLGTVAGRSFTTRAGRWANVSSNVYILGHEELQDTAIEEFGDRRLEGYRQRLHAWADSYGQRGWPPETPEYLQHGYFRMLTATRDVPRIVACGTSRARHDRMRDITGGDTAALTEITAAQDALFDLPDPDLKDLGRLAVHRYSLVDNNSHIPPQLPAVLTMLGQPTRAEALARTNPKRIEALAGLLGALTSTGDYERAETLADSLTWDPTSLARADVVEALAKAGDYDRAESIAGKIAKPFEKAKALAGVARALAQTGQQQRASSVANLAEEATHSIPEPFEKIQEIIEVARVLARNGEHERASSLVEIARKIGGLGDPLLITWARVKIIGAIAHLGDYDRAENIARSISDDEDMRSRALGEVAEGVAQAGDYDRATAIARSVIYKDLCAQALGDVAMAAAHAGEFATAQATADTITHPAVRAQALVEIARMLIHNDQVAEASSLARLAEEVARSAPDYDVQARTLAAVARAAAQTGDHSTARALADLAEPIARQIGGTTSRARALFMVTTVLADIGEYDKAETIAHSIPYSEVTDDYPKEWALTAVAVALTQAGDYDRAEAIVRSITFPLVASRMLAKLAGALARAGEHKRAAALADEAEEHARSIPNRTLRMEALAEMAETLAQSGEYERAASLAGQAAITARSITHSGRPESLAQIAAAKALARTGGYSQAEAIARSIIEPFDIRVRALAAVAGALAQAGDQVRASLLVSIAGADVRSIIDPDERERFLHPVAAALARTGEYGQAEAMARTITWSSRRVRALIDVADQADPAVARKILVTLLRDDDWSESLTTLVRVDPGAVSAIAEEFTALLV